The following are encoded together in the Gorilla gorilla gorilla isolate KB3781 chromosome 14, NHGRI_mGorGor1-v2.1_pri, whole genome shotgun sequence genome:
- the SPRYD7 gene encoding SPRY domain-containing protein 7 isoform X2: MATSVLCCLRCCRDGGTGHIPLKEMPAVQLDTQHMGTDVVIVKNGRRICGTGGCLASAPLHQNKSYFEFKIQSTGIWGIGVATQKVNLNQIPLGRDVHSLVMRNDGALYHNNEEKNRLPANSLPQEGDVVGITYDHVELNVYLNGKNMHCPASGIRGTVYPVVYACRKKKTA; this comes from the exons ATGGCCACCTCGGTGTTGTGCTGCCTGCGGTGCTGCAGAGACGGCGGGACTGGCCACATCCCTCTGAAGGAGATGCCGGCCGTGCAGCTGGACACGCAGCACATGG GAACAGATGTTGTTATTGTAAAGAATGGAAGAAGAATATGTGGAACAGGAGGTTGTTTAGCCAGCGCACCTTTACATCAAAACAAAAGCTATTTTGAATTCAAAATCCAGTCCACAG GAATCTGGGGTATTGGTGTTGCAACTCAGAAGGTTAACTTGAATCAGATTCCTCTTGGCCGAGATGTGCACAGTCTGGTGATGAGAAATGATGGAGCCCTTTACCACaacaatgaagagaaaaataggcTGCCAGCAAACAGTCTTCCGCAGGAAGGAGATGTGGTG GGTATTACTTATGACCATGTCGAATTAAATGTATACTTGAATGGAAAAAACATGCATTGTCCAGCATCAGGTATACGAGGGACAGTGTATCCAGTTGTTTATG CCtgtagaaagaaaaagactgCATAA